One Microcebus murinus isolate Inina chromosome 9, M.murinus_Inina_mat1.0, whole genome shotgun sequence DNA window includes the following coding sequences:
- the LOC142872885 gene encoding uncharacterized protein LOC142872885: MVPDKGERPLCRWQADALEGRRSEPDGDVLWLREDSGTGFAARGGGQEEFGERKSGPGNLRRGAEEDLRATIRGRPALAKGPRCVICRRILTLEASALGQCRTAPTISEATAPQQSAVGGEEGPAYGTRQRTGRTPNPEPVKTFPLRAVGPRGEDGTQNYQYWPFSTSDLYNWKAQNSNFSDNPRDLINLLDSVLFTHQPTWDDCQQLLKVLFTTEERERIQGEARKLVPGEDGRPTTNPRTIDRVFPLERPPWDYNEAEGKERLRVYRQTLMAGLRMAARKPTNLAKVGDVRQGPEESPAAYLERIMEAFRQYSPIDPTSEESKAAVMMAFVNQAASDRR, from the exons ATGgtgccagataagggagaaaggCCCCTTTGCCGCTGGCag gcggacgcgctggagggtcgccggtcggagccagacggagacgtcctctggctcCGGGAGGACTCCGGTACTGGTTTTGCCGCCAGAGGCGGGGGACAGGAGGAATTCGGAGAAAGGaagtccggaccag gaaacctgcgaagaggagcagaggaggaccTTAGAGCCACGATCCGGGGCAGACCAGCATTGGCCAAAGGTCCCCGTTGTGTCATCTGCCGTCGGATCCTCACCCTAGAGGCCTCTGCCCTAGGCCAGTGCCG GACAGCGCCCACGATCTCCGAGGCAACAGCGCCCCAACAGAGTGctgtgggaggggaagaagggccaGCCTATGGCACCAGACAGCGCACAGGTCGAACCCCCAACCCGGAGCCTGTGAAAACATTCCCCTTGCGAGCAGTCGGACCCCGGGGGGAAGATGGGACACAGAATTACCAATATTGGCCTTTCTccaccagtgatctttataactGGAAAGCCCAAAACTCTAATTTCTCTGATAACCCTAGAGATTTAATTAACCTATTAGACTCTGTTCTCTTCAcgcatcagcccacctgggatgattgccaacagctacttaaggtgctcttcaccacggaagagagagaaaggatacaGGGGGAAGCAAGGAAATTGGTCCCAGGAGAAGATGGTAGACCTACAACGAACCCACGGACCATTGACCGAGTGTTCCCCCTTGAACGACCTCcgtgggactacaatgaggctgaaggcaaggagcgtctccgggtctaccgccagaccctgatggccggtctccgcatGGCGGCACGAAAGCCGactaatttggccaaggtaggagatgtgcGTCAGGGCCCGGAAGAAAGCCCGGCAGCATATTTAGAAAGAATCATGGAAGCCTTCCGGCAGTACAGTCCCATAGACCCCACCTCAGAGGAAAGTAAGGCCGCTGTCATGATGGCCTTTGTGAATCAGGCTGCTTCAGACAGAAGGTGA